A genomic stretch from Polyangium spumosum includes:
- a CDS encoding DotU family type IV/VI secretion system protein, with amino-acid sequence MSQTGTLEPRAFAEVVACIEDTGRIVDAAVRNHKTRDVEALRGKLRRRLDDLDTKLDKLVSPATLEAVLVPLVVFLDERVQTRLAREGDPESPPWPLLQWDLLGETDGGDEFFERAALLVPESKPEPLVVATYLHCLESGFVGRHFDDPQEIRACKERLSRCLPRGDAPAGASAAPTVRARAALRYGLLALGVAAGFHAVFALVALLW; translated from the coding sequence ATGAGCCAAACGGGCACGCTCGAACCCCGCGCGTTCGCCGAGGTCGTCGCCTGCATCGAGGATACCGGGCGCATCGTCGACGCGGCCGTGCGCAACCACAAGACCCGCGACGTCGAGGCGCTCCGCGGAAAGCTCCGGCGCAGGCTCGACGATCTCGACACGAAGCTCGACAAACTCGTCTCGCCCGCGACCCTGGAGGCCGTGCTCGTCCCGCTCGTGGTTTTCCTCGACGAACGCGTGCAGACGCGGCTCGCGCGTGAGGGAGATCCGGAGAGCCCGCCGTGGCCGCTCCTCCAGTGGGATCTGCTCGGCGAGACCGACGGCGGCGACGAGTTCTTCGAGCGCGCGGCGTTGCTCGTCCCCGAGAGCAAGCCCGAGCCGCTCGTCGTCGCGACCTACCTGCATTGCCTCGAATCTGGCTTCGTGGGGCGCCATTTCGACGATCCGCAGGAGATCCGCGCGTGCAAAGAGAGGCTCTCGCGGTGCCTGCCGCGGGGCGACGCCCCGGCCGGCGCGAGCGCCGCCCCCACGGTCCGGGCCCGGGCCGCGCTGCGGTACGGGCTGCTCGCGCTGGGCGTGGCGGCCGGCTTTCACGCGGTTTTTGCCCTCGTCGCCCTTCTGTGGTGA
- a CDS encoding type VI secretion system baseplate subunit TssF, which translates to MAEAETLNALFLEELSALDAFAARREAEGALSLGAEDPDVRRILEAQAFFSARTRAAAQRATAAAVRRIAAGTLDELLVSSPASMMVECVASEERVEPAILPRGTLLRAVSAEGKVGLFSMMRPLPILPIDVAGARLVEQNRRLYVRIRLRARRSWKNPAALSFYVRRLDDYRASLALHDALSRHLVRAFAVATADGPEITCRASFGPPRGSALEDGDDRGPLARIRSFFHLPEQELFVQVEVPPMRAAWDTLDLFLELDEEFPTSLSVSNDTFRLHVVPVENAWVDFAEPILWDGTRVAAPVRSPSPLLEGVEPSGVRGVYKATDRGLVPLLPAALAADGDTYEIEEGDGTTTLRLSIDGAFEAPRKVLAEARFSQPVLWSASPGKLALGLQTRHLPGVSFRLVGNMRAPSESPLVHDPARTLDVLSLRMRPALGRRDLVGMLEILGASGDGPYRGFAHLVDELDSREAPDPARRAGGIRRVYKLAVKQRSPEEAPLVRRLAAQVAALLDAWTEEPVDVEITTRPVTGQRALAGAKP; encoded by the coding sequence ATGGCAGAGGCCGAGACCTTGAATGCGCTCTTCCTCGAGGAGCTCTCCGCGCTCGACGCCTTCGCCGCGCGCCGCGAGGCGGAGGGCGCGCTCTCGCTCGGGGCCGAAGATCCCGACGTGCGCCGGATCCTCGAAGCGCAGGCCTTTTTCTCCGCGCGGACCCGCGCCGCCGCCCAGCGGGCCACGGCCGCCGCCGTGCGGCGTATCGCGGCCGGCACCCTCGACGAATTGCTCGTCTCGTCGCCCGCGTCGATGATGGTCGAATGCGTGGCCTCCGAGGAGCGGGTCGAGCCCGCGATCCTGCCGCGCGGCACGCTCCTGCGCGCCGTCTCGGCCGAGGGCAAGGTGGGGCTCTTTTCGATGATGCGGCCCCTCCCGATCCTGCCGATCGACGTCGCGGGCGCGCGGCTCGTCGAGCAGAACCGGCGGCTCTACGTGCGCATCCGCCTCCGCGCGCGGCGCTCCTGGAAAAACCCGGCCGCGCTCTCCTTTTACGTGAGGCGCCTCGACGATTACCGCGCCTCGCTCGCGCTCCACGACGCGCTCTCTCGCCACCTCGTGCGCGCCTTCGCCGTGGCGACGGCGGACGGGCCGGAGATCACCTGCCGCGCCTCCTTCGGGCCCCCGCGCGGGAGCGCCCTCGAGGACGGCGACGACCGCGGCCCGCTCGCCCGCATTCGATCGTTTTTCCACCTCCCCGAGCAGGAGCTCTTCGTGCAGGTCGAGGTGCCGCCGATGCGCGCGGCCTGGGACACGCTCGACCTCTTCCTGGAGCTCGACGAGGAGTTCCCCACGAGTTTGTCGGTCTCGAACGATACCTTCCGCCTGCACGTCGTGCCCGTGGAGAACGCGTGGGTCGATTTCGCCGAGCCGATCCTCTGGGACGGGACACGCGTGGCGGCGCCCGTGCGTTCTCCCTCGCCGCTGCTCGAAGGCGTGGAGCCCTCGGGGGTGCGCGGGGTCTACAAGGCCACGGATCGCGGGCTCGTGCCGCTCCTGCCGGCGGCGCTCGCCGCGGACGGGGATACCTACGAAATCGAGGAGGGGGACGGGACGACCACGCTCCGGCTCTCGATCGACGGCGCCTTCGAAGCGCCTCGCAAGGTGCTCGCGGAGGCGCGTTTTTCGCAGCCGGTGCTCTGGTCGGCGTCGCCGGGCAAGCTCGCGCTCGGCCTGCAGACGCGGCATTTGCCGGGCGTATCGTTCCGGCTCGTGGGCAACATGCGCGCGCCTTCGGAGAGCCCGCTCGTGCACGATCCGGCGCGCACGCTCGACGTGCTCTCGCTGCGCATGCGCCCGGCCCTCGGGCGGCGGGACCTCGTGGGGATGCTGGAGATCCTCGGCGCGAGCGGGGACGGGCCGTATCGAGGTTTCGCGCACCTCGTCGACGAGCTCGATTCACGCGAGGCGCCGGATCCGGCCCGGCGCGCGGGCGGAATCCGGCGCGTCTACAAGCTCGCGGTGAAGCAGCGTAGCCCCGAGGAGGCGCCGCTCGTGCGCAGGCTCGCGGCGCAGGTCGCCGCATTGCTCGACGCCTGGACCGAGGAGCCCGTGGACGTGGAGATCACGACGCGCCCCGTGACGGGCCAGCGCGCGCTCGCCGGAGCAAAACCATGA
- a CDS encoding GPW/gp25 family protein has protein sequence MSFYGKLKGDHEPRLESIARNLEASLNAKGGYASPVEVYGLGRYDGHFATKPLLDELCAEILGVVRAYEPRLCEPKLSLSGRDRGLWVRFSLTGLVGGKPVTYHVFFHSVFRNVSVRRG, from the coding sequence TTGTCGTTTTACGGCAAGCTCAAGGGCGATCACGAGCCCCGGCTGGAGAGCATCGCGCGCAACCTCGAGGCTTCGCTCAACGCGAAGGGCGGGTACGCCTCGCCGGTCGAGGTGTACGGGCTCGGCCGGTACGACGGCCATTTCGCGACGAAGCCCCTGCTCGACGAGCTCTGCGCCGAGATCCTCGGCGTCGTGCGGGCGTACGAGCCGCGCCTCTGCGAGCCGAAGCTCTCCTTGAGCGGCCGCGATCGGGGCCTCTGGGTGCGTTTCTCGCTCACCGGGCTCGTCGGGGGAAAACCCGTGACGTATCACGTGTTTTTTCACAGCGTCTTCCGGAACGTCTCCGTGCGCCGCGGGTAG
- the tssK gene encoding type VI secretion system baseplate subunit TssK: MAALARPKWRIGQVLLPEHFLGLEEALSAEAALRAGHIGLPLTGIARLEWNGDDPRSGVLWVFGLTAVLPDGSLVDVPGNARLSAPLDLKAAGKRRVEVFAHVLPPDDEESAEGALEPPSPKEIPRVSLRVVLSCEPSMEGSMGRAELGQFELTTGGQFRLSPDFIPPLVRIGPTPYLARRLERLRGELAEIEGALDELALEAIAQGNSATSLFRVRVEARKLGALLGDIDRGLHLHPYPVYSALRGFALELGLLDERSAPFSPPAYDHHDLARVFNLVLDEISARARVPLPEEPAISFVAENGRLVAGDLPQEALGATELYVVVLKHRTSDKLPLEGTVLSSPGRLRLVREHALRGMRLVSSPNPPFRHRFGGPVDFYRIAGAGSGAGEDAREWGAVLREKAICFLMPRELEGLSVLLSWRRS, from the coding sequence GTGGCGGCGCTGGCACGGCCGAAATGGCGGATCGGGCAGGTCCTGCTCCCCGAGCATTTCCTCGGTCTCGAGGAGGCGCTCTCGGCCGAAGCCGCGCTGCGCGCGGGTCATATTGGTTTGCCCCTCACCGGGATCGCGCGCCTCGAATGGAACGGCGACGACCCCAGGAGCGGCGTGCTCTGGGTCTTTGGCCTCACGGCGGTCCTGCCGGACGGCTCCCTCGTCGACGTGCCGGGTAATGCCCGGCTCAGCGCGCCGCTCGATCTCAAGGCCGCCGGGAAGAGGCGCGTCGAGGTCTTCGCCCACGTATTGCCTCCGGACGACGAGGAGAGCGCGGAGGGGGCGCTCGAGCCGCCTTCCCCCAAGGAGATCCCGCGCGTCTCTCTTCGCGTCGTGCTCTCCTGCGAGCCGAGCATGGAGGGCAGCATGGGCCGGGCCGAGCTCGGCCAGTTCGAGCTCACGACCGGGGGCCAGTTCCGCCTCTCGCCCGATTTCATCCCGCCGCTCGTGCGGATTGGGCCCACGCCTTACCTCGCGCGGCGGCTCGAGCGCCTGCGCGGCGAGCTCGCCGAGATCGAAGGCGCGCTCGACGAGCTCGCGCTCGAGGCCATCGCGCAGGGCAACTCGGCGACGTCGCTCTTTCGGGTGCGCGTCGAGGCCCGCAAGCTCGGCGCGTTGCTCGGCGACATCGATCGCGGGCTGCACCTGCACCCGTATCCCGTGTATTCGGCGCTGCGCGGCTTCGCGCTGGAGCTCGGCCTGCTCGACGAGCGCTCCGCGCCGTTCTCGCCCCCTGCCTACGATCACCACGATCTCGCCCGCGTCTTCAACCTCGTGCTCGACGAGATCTCCGCGCGCGCCCGGGTGCCTCTGCCCGAGGAGCCCGCGATCTCGTTCGTCGCCGAGAATGGGCGCCTCGTCGCGGGGGATCTGCCGCAAGAGGCCCTCGGGGCCACCGAGCTTTACGTGGTGGTCCTCAAGCATCGCACCTCGGACAAACTCCCCCTCGAAGGCACCGTCCTCTCGAGCCCGGGGCGGCTTCGCCTCGTGCGTGAGCACGCGCTCCGGGGCATGCGGCTCGTGTCTTCGCCGAATCCGCCGTTTCGACACCGGTTCGGCGGGCCGGTGGATTTTTATCGGATCGCGGGGGCGGGCTCCGGGGCGGGCGAGGACGCGCGCGAGTGGGGGGCCGTGCTCCGGGAGAAGGCGATCTGTTTCCTCATGCCCAGGGAGCTCGAAGGCTTGTCGGTGCTGCTCTCCTGGAGGCGGTCGTGA
- the tssC gene encoding type VI secretion system contractile sheath large subunit → MSTQRTAEELKADLLGAFGETPGDLKEGDSLKLLISEVQPAAAPATPDPGALTLSDDSGALAPLKFDDRNVNINDGARFMNDLAALLVNCSDELTLSRGDDIDPLHAFASYSNVVEAIALVAQKVDEKLGKHLDDVFHDDDFQALESTWRGLHHLASGVESEDVIIDFLDGSKAEIGADVIDHDTDIFGGSLFNKVYIQEYDRYGGKPFATMIGLYEFDSSDEDIDWLRAMGRVANASHCPFVSAVSPTFFTPCKTMQEVAEIGDLEAVLTHPHFGKYNELRDTDYAAYIGLVLPRYLLRRPYGHAYKLEPGNAVGYKETVHPGRTDDASNFLWGNAAILFAKNMVRSFEGSGWAQHIRGPRGGGIVEGLTVYTYEKNGYENVQPPVEIAIPDYRELQFASSGFIPLVHKKNESVATFFSSQSIKKPRTFVEDLSTKNAHLVTNLAYTFSITRIAHFVKRMMREYIGSTADGTYIQQVLANWLGGYVTTVVNPDDLTLRFYPFKAVNVTVEPKPGPFGWYKSIISVLPHAQFEGMDVELRLEAALGGP, encoded by the coding sequence CGGCGCATTCGGTGAGACCCCGGGTGATCTCAAGGAAGGCGACTCGCTGAAGCTGCTCATCAGCGAGGTCCAGCCGGCGGCCGCGCCCGCGACGCCGGACCCCGGCGCGCTCACCCTCTCGGACGATTCGGGCGCCCTCGCCCCGCTCAAGTTCGACGATCGCAACGTCAACATCAACGACGGCGCGCGGTTCATGAACGACCTCGCGGCGCTGCTCGTCAACTGCAGCGACGAGCTCACGCTCTCGCGCGGCGACGACATCGATCCCTTGCACGCCTTCGCGAGTTATTCGAATGTCGTGGAGGCGATCGCGCTCGTCGCGCAGAAGGTCGACGAGAAGCTCGGCAAGCACCTCGACGACGTCTTCCACGACGACGATTTCCAGGCGCTCGAGTCGACGTGGCGGGGGCTGCACCACCTCGCGTCCGGCGTCGAGAGCGAGGACGTCATCATCGATTTCCTCGACGGGAGCAAGGCGGAGATCGGCGCCGACGTCATCGATCACGACACCGACATCTTCGGCGGCTCGCTCTTCAACAAGGTCTACATCCAGGAGTACGATCGGTACGGCGGAAAGCCCTTCGCCACGATGATCGGCCTCTACGAGTTCGACTCGTCGGACGAGGACATCGACTGGCTCAGGGCCATGGGCCGCGTGGCGAACGCCTCCCATTGCCCGTTCGTCTCCGCGGTCTCCCCCACGTTCTTCACGCCCTGCAAGACGATGCAGGAGGTCGCGGAGATCGGCGACCTCGAAGCGGTGCTCACGCACCCGCACTTCGGCAAATACAACGAGCTGCGCGACACCGACTATGCCGCGTACATCGGGCTCGTGCTGCCGCGGTACCTCCTGCGCCGCCCCTACGGCCACGCGTACAAGCTCGAGCCGGGCAACGCCGTGGGTTACAAGGAGACGGTTCATCCGGGCCGCACCGACGACGCGAGCAATTTCCTCTGGGGCAACGCGGCCATCCTCTTCGCGAAGAACATGGTCCGCTCCTTCGAGGGATCCGGCTGGGCCCAGCACATCCGCGGCCCGCGCGGCGGCGGCATCGTCGAGGGCCTCACGGTCTACACGTACGAGAAAAACGGCTACGAGAACGTGCAGCCGCCCGTGGAGATCGCGATCCCCGATTACCGCGAGCTGCAGTTCGCCTCGAGCGGCTTCATCCCGCTCGTGCACAAGAAGAACGAGTCGGTGGCCACGTTCTTCAGCTCGCAGTCGATCAAGAAGCCGCGCACCTTCGTGGAGGACCTGAGCACGAAGAACGCGCACCTCGTGACGAACCTCGCGTACACGTTCTCGATCACGCGCATCGCGCATTTCGTCAAGCGCATGATGCGCGAGTACATCGGCAGCACGGCCGACGGGACGTACATCCAGCAGGTGCTCGCCAACTGGCTCGGCGGCTACGTCACGACGGTCGTGAACCCGGACGACCTGACCTTGCGGTTCTATCCGTTCAAGGCCGTGAACGTCACCGTGGAGCCGAAGCCTGGTCCGTTCGGCTGGTACAAGTCGATCATCTCGGTCCTGCCGCACGCGCAATTCGAAGGAATGGACGTCGAGCTCCGGCTCGAAGCGGCCCTGGGCGGGCCCTGA